In Plasmodium reichenowi strain SY57 chromosome Unknown, whole genome shotgun sequence, a single genomic region encodes these proteins:
- a CDS encoding acyl-CoA synthetase — translation MVENESFYEESKLCNYIDGGPKHDSFYNKDGLLLRNYSWIVKNAIGIIILVHGLYSHARLGFLRHNINIISNHEAVLNDSDNYYIYKDSWIEEFNKNGYSVYGLDMQGHGESDGYNDLKHHVNNFDDFVYDLLQYVMLINSSLSIEDEEVNTNIEDDEQNVNITIPPIYLIGFSMGGNIVLRALEILGKSKELQKRLNIKGCISLSPMISVNALGSIDSRQFNYFFKPLIKMVSCLFTLWRLPFMNKIRFPNNSYVNDIHFLDKVRFDKGMTFKLAYELLRGMQNLSDNINDIPEDISVYIIHSLKDCVCYYGDTVSFFDRLYNNNKELLSIDNVDHVIVMEPGNEEVLKKIISWLSEVQERENLIHIN, via the coding sequence atggTTGAGAATGAAAGTTTTTATGAAGAAAGTAAATTATGCAATTATATAGATGGTGGACCAAAGCATgattcattttataataagGACGGTTTGTTATTAAGAAATTATTCTTGGATAGTTAAGAATGCTATAggtattattatattagtTCATGGTTTATATTCTCACGCAAGACTCGGATTTTTAAGgcataatataaatattataagcAACCATGAAGCTGTGTTAAATGATAgtgataattattatatatataaggaTAGCTGGATAGAagaatttaataaaaatggtTATTCTGTATATGGCCTAGATATGCAAGGTCATGGAGAATCTGATGGTTATAATGATTTGAAACATCATGTAAACAATTTTGATGATTTTgtatatgatttattacAATATGTAATGTTAATTAATAGTTCATTATCCATCGAGGATGAAGAAGTTAATACGAATATAGAAGATGATGAacaaaatgtaaatattacGATACCTcctatatatttaattgGATTTTCTATGGGTGGGAATATAGTTTTACGTGCTTTAGAAATATTAGGTAAATCAAAAGAACTGCAAAAACGATTGAATATAAAAGGATGTATATCATTGTCACCAATGATTTCAGTTAATGCACTTGGATCAATAGATTCACGTcaatttaattatttttttaaaccattaataaaaatggtCTCATGTTTATTTACGTTATGGAGATTACCCTTcatgaataaaataaggTTTCCAAATAATTCCTATGTTAATGATATACATTTTCTTGATAAAGTTCGTTTTGATAAAGGTATGACATTTAAACTTGCCTATGAGTTATTAAGAGGAATGCAGAATTTAAGTgacaatataaatgatatacCTGAAGATATATctgtatatattattcattcaTTAAAAGATTGCGTGTGTTATTATGGTGACACAGTCTCTTTTTTTGATAGACtctataataataataaagaattacTTAGTATAGATAACGTGGATCATGTGATTGTTATGGAACCTGGAAATGAGGaagttttaaaaaaaataatttcttGGCTTTCAGAAGTTCAAGAAAGAGAAAATTTAATACAcattaattaa